Within Candidatus Goldiibacteriota bacterium, the genomic segment CCTGTTTGGTTTTCTCAGCAAAAACCATTGTAATACAGGTTAGGAACCCCTTTTACTTAAATTACACACAAAAGCATACAACAACCAAGCCTCCAAGCATCTTGTTTTACCCGGGTTCATAAGATATACTATATTTACAAGGGAATTTATGGGGCGACTACATCAAAAAATAACTGATGTCTATATTTATTGGGGGAATGATGGAAGTTGAAGGGTTAAAAAAAGGGACTGTTTTTGCGGTAAGGGGTAGCGTTGTTGACATTCAATTTAAAGATAATAAATTACCTTTGATTAATAATCTTATTTACGCTGGTGAACATAATTCTGTAATGCTTGAAGCAGCGGAGCATATTGACGAACAAACCGTCAGGTGCATTGCCCTTACTTCCGCTTCCGGAATCGGCAGGGGGGAATTGGCTTTTGATACAGGCGGGCCGGTTATGGTGCCGGTGGGAAATAAAGTGTTGGGCAGAATGTTTGATGTGTTCGGGAACGCGACTGACAGGCTTGGCGCTGTAGAGAGCGTGGAGAAACGTTCAATTCACAGGGTGCCGCCTTCTTTAAGCGAGAGAAAAACCGGAAATGAAATTTTTGCCACCGGCATAAAAGCCATTGATTTATTAGCACCTATTGAAAAGGGCGGCAAAGCAGGGCTGTTTGGGGGAGCGGGCGTAGGGAAAACAGTTCTGATAATGGAGATGATAAATAACACCGCGGTGAAACACGGCGGTATAAGCGTGTTCTGCGGCATTGGGGAAAGAAGCAGGGAAGGCGAAGAATTATACAGGCAGATAAAAGACGTAGGCGTGCTGGATAAAGCGATTTTGGTTTTTGGTCAGATGAATGAGCAGCCGGGTGCAAGGTTCCGCGTAGGCCACAGCGCGCTGACCATGGCGGAATATTTTCGGGATGATATGCGGACAGATGTCCTTATGCTTATAGATAATATCTTCCGCTTTGTGCAGGCGGGCGCGGAAGTGTCCGGGCTTATGGGTAAAATTCCGTCGCGCGTCGGGTACCAGCCCACTCTTGCCACCGAACTTGCGGAACTTGAAGAGCGCATCTGCACCACAAGCCGAGGGGCGATTACTTCAATTCAGGCGGTGTATGTGCCGGCGGATGATTTTACCGACCCTGCGGCTGTTCACACTTTTGGCCATCTAAGCTCTACTATCGTGCTGTCAAGAAAAATGGCGGCGCAGGGCCTTTACCCGGCTATTGAACCGCTTTTATCCAAATCAAAAATGTTAACCCCCCAGATTGCAGGCGAAGAACATTATTTTATCGCGGGAGAAGTGCGTAAAACACTCTCTGAATATGAAGAATTAAAGGACATAATTGCAATGCTTGGCATGGAAGAACTTTCAAAATCGGATAAAAAAACCGTGATGCGCGCAAGGCGGCTTGAAAGGTTTTTAACACAGCCGTTTTTTGTTTCCGGAAAATATACCGGAAATGCCGGAAAAATTGTGGCGCTTGCCGATACCATTGACGGGTGTAAAAGGATACTAAACGACGAATTTGAAGGGGTGAATGAAAAGGCGCTGTATATGATAGGTAATATTTCAGAAGTGAAATTATGAAATTAAAAATAGTTTCCCTTACGGAAACCTTTCAGGCGGAAAATATTGAAGCTGTAAATATTCCCGGGGAAAAAGGGTGTTATTCAATACTGCCGCATCATATTGATTATGCGGCGCTGGTTTGTCCGGGAGTACTTACCTTTCGTGATGCAGCCGGCGGCAGAACAGATATGGCGGTTGATGAAGGGCTGCTTATAAAAAAAGGAAATGATGTTTACCTTTCCTGCAGAAACGCAATTAAGGGAATGCCGGAAACCGAAATAAACGCGCTTAAAACTGTTGTCCATGACAGGTTTGAAGTGATTGACGAGACAGAGAAAAAAACAAGGGAAATGCTGTCGCGGATGGAAAGCAGTTTTGTAAGGCGCTTCCTGGAGATGAAATAATATGAAAAGGGATAATGATTACAAAAAAGAATTTCAGACAAAAATAGAAAGTGAAATTGACAAAAAAGAGCAGGCAAAAAAAAGCGGGTCAGAGGCGCTTTATTGGATAGGCATGATGGGTATTGTGGGATGGTCGGTTACAATCCCGCTTCTGGCCGGAATATTTCTGGGCAAATGGATAGATGAAAAATTTCCGGGGCAGTATTCATTTACCATTATGCTTATGTTTTCCGGGCTGGCGCTTGGCTGCTGGAATGCCTGGTACTGGGTTAAAAAGGCAAGCCAGAATAAAAAGGCAAAAGAAAAAAGTGAAAAGAAGGAGGATATATGAATAATATATTCCTTTTAATCTCGGTATTTGCAGGAATGATTACGGCATGGGTATATCTGCTGCTGCTGAAAAGAACGGTTTTGCAGATTGCTTCCGGCAAATCATCAGTGTCTCTGATTACCGGATATTTTTTGAGGATAGCCGTTTGTGTTATTTGTTTTGTAGCTGTTTCATGGGGTAATCATATAGAAAGAGTGCTTGCGTGTTTGGCCGGTTTCAGCGTTGTACAGGTTTTTTCAATAGTCAGGGCCGGCAGGCAGTCAGATTTTATAAAAGGGGCGCAGAAAAATGGAAATAAATCCTGACAATATGCAGCTGTTTGGCATAGGGGCGATAAAAATAAACGCCACTATCTTTTATACCTGGATAGTAATGGCTTTGTTGACAGGGTTTTCTGCTGTTATTACATCGCGCCTTTCAACCGGGGCAAAGATACCGCGGTGGCAGGGTGTGCTGGAGGTAATTGTATCTTTTGTAAGCGGGCAAATAAGGCAGGTGATTGGGCGCGACCCATGGCCTTATGTGCCTTTTCTTGGGACGCTGGGAATTTTTATACTTGTGTGTAATTTAATGGAAGTGGTACCGCTGTACCATCCGCCCACGTCGTCGCTGTCCACCACAGCCGCGCTTGCCGTAAGTGTTTTTTTTGCGGTACCGTTC encodes:
- a CDS encoding AtpZ/AtpI family protein, coding for MKRDNDYKKEFQTKIESEIDKKEQAKKSGSEALYWIGMMGIVGWSVTIPLLAGIFLGKWIDEKFPGQYSFTIMLMFSGLALGCWNAWYWVKKASQNKKAKEKSEKKEDI
- a CDS encoding F0F1 ATP synthase subunit beta; translated protein: MMEVEGLKKGTVFAVRGSVVDIQFKDNKLPLINNLIYAGEHNSVMLEAAEHIDEQTVRCIALTSASGIGRGELAFDTGGPVMVPVGNKVLGRMFDVFGNATDRLGAVESVEKRSIHRVPPSLSERKTGNEIFATGIKAIDLLAPIEKGGKAGLFGGAGVGKTVLIMEMINNTAVKHGGISVFCGIGERSREGEELYRQIKDVGVLDKAILVFGQMNEQPGARFRVGHSALTMAEYFRDDMRTDVLMLIDNIFRFVQAGAEVSGLMGKIPSRVGYQPTLATELAELEERICTTSRGAITSIQAVYVPADDFTDPAAVHTFGHLSSTIVLSRKMAAQGLYPAIEPLLSKSKMLTPQIAGEEHYFIAGEVRKTLSEYEELKDIIAMLGMEELSKSDKKTVMRARRLERFLTQPFFVSGKYTGNAGKIVALADTIDGCKRILNDEFEGVNEKALYMIGNISEVKL
- a CDS encoding F0F1 ATP synthase subunit epsilon gives rise to the protein MKLKIVSLTETFQAENIEAVNIPGEKGCYSILPHHIDYAALVCPGVLTFRDAAGGRTDMAVDEGLLIKKGNDVYLSCRNAIKGMPETEINALKTVVHDRFEVIDETEKKTREMLSRMESSFVRRFLEMK
- a CDS encoding F0F1 ATP synthase subunit A, whose translation is MEINPDNMQLFGIGAIKINATIFYTWIVMALLTGFSAVITSRLSTGAKIPRWQGVLEVIVSFVSGQIRQVIGRDPWPYVPFLGTLGIFILVCNLMEVVPLYHPPTSSLSTTAALAVSVFFAVPFFGIMKNGLWAHIKSYFQPSFFMLPFHIISEVSRTVSLAVRLFGNIMSESLMIGVFLSVVPLFVPLVMQVFGLVIGVVQAYIFFTLATVYIGSSVSIHGE